From Pseudomonas sp. AN-1:
GGATGACGCCACGCAGATCCACACCCACATGTGCTACAGCGAGTTCAACGACGTGATCGAGGCCATCGCGGCGATGGACGCCGACGTGATCACCATCGAGACCTCGCGCTCGCAGATGGAGCTGCTGGAGGCCTTCGAGGCGTTCGAGTATCCCAACGAGATCGGCCCGGGCGTCTACGACATCCACTCGCCGCGGGTACCGACGGTGGCGGAGATGGTCGCGCTGCTGGAGAAGGCGGCGGAGCGCATCCCCGCCGAGCGGCTGTGGGTCAACCCCGACTGCGGCCTGAAGACCCGCGGCTGGGCGGAGACCCTCAAGGCGCTGGAGCACATGGTCAGTGCGGCGCAGCAGCTGCGCGGCAAGGCGCAGGCGGCGGCGTAGGAGCCGACTCGATCGTTCCCACGCTCCAGCGTGGGAACGACATGCCGGGCGCTCCTGCGCCCCGGTCGATCACGACGGATGCACGCGCCGGCTGATGGTGGACAACGCTGCGCGATTGTCCAGCCTGCGCCTGGCCCCGATTCGTAGGGTAGAAGACTCGCGCAGCGATCTTCTACCAGTCTCCAGCGCTGGGCTCAGGACAGCACCGGCCCGGCCTGCTCGCGTTCGCGGATGCCCTGTTCGATGGTGGCGGCGACCCGCTGCAGCGCCGGCAGGTAGCGCTGGGCGGCCTGCTCGATGGTCATCGCCTTGAGCACGTAGACCAGGTTGAGGCAGCCGTAGACCCGCTGTTCGCCGCAGATCGGCACGGCGATGGAGGCGATGCGCTCCTCGGTGTTCCAGCTGCCATAGTTCTCGCCGTAGCCGCGGTGACGGGTGCGGCGCAGCAGGTTGTCCAGCGCCACCGGGTTGCGCGCCAGACAGCTTTCCTCGTCGTCGCGCTTGGCCAGTAGCTCGACGATGCGCTCGCGCTCGGCCTCCGGGCAGAACGCCAGGTAGGCCAGGCCGGTGGCGGTGATCAGCATCGGCAGGCGGCGGCCGACCATCGAGCGGTGGAACGACAGCCGGCTGAAGCGGTGGGTGGTCTCGCGCACCACCATGGCGTCGACGTCCAGGGTGCACAGGTCGGTCGGCCAGTGCACCTCCTGCAGCAGCTCGGCCAAGAGCGGCGCGCCCAGCTCGGAAATCCACTGCTCGTCGCGGAAGCCCTCGCTCAGTTCGCGCACCTTGAGGTTGAGGCGGAAGCTGTCGTCCGACTCGCTGCGCCGCACGTAGCCTTCGTCCTGCAGGGTCTCCAGCAGGCGGCGCACGGTGGTGCGGTGCAGGCCGGTCAGCTCGGCCAGCTTCGCCGGGCTGGCGCCGCCGTCCACCCGGTTGAGGGCGTTG
This genomic window contains:
- a CDS encoding DNA-binding transcriptional regulator, with protein sequence MSSTRETEYKTVRGLTRGLQILNALNRVDGGASPAKLAELTGLHRTTVRRLLETLQDEGYVRRSESDDSFRLNLKVRELSEGFRDEQWISELGAPLLAELLQEVHWPTDLCTLDVDAMVVRETTHRFSRLSFHRSMVGRRLPMLITATGLAYLAFCPEAERERIVELLAKRDDEESCLARNPVALDNLLRRTRHRGYGENYGSWNTEERIASIAVPICGEQRVYGCLNLVYVLKAMTIEQAAQRYLPALQRVAATIEQGIREREQAGPVLS